Proteins found in one Pseudobdellovibrionaceae bacterium genomic segment:
- a CDS encoding endonuclease MutS2 encodes MKNEIKSPELNELDWPAVLGRIEGFATSGTAKLQIAQLGPCRSKLEAERALRKVFDAVEILSTGKRPFMESLDFFEPWYARVKKRAVLRVLEIRDVRTFCLEIIALDEVLKESRSEWA; translated from the coding sequence ATGAAAAATGAAATCAAATCACCTGAACTGAACGAACTCGATTGGCCCGCGGTGCTCGGCCGCATCGAAGGCTTCGCCACGAGCGGCACCGCGAAATTGCAAATCGCCCAGCTCGGTCCCTGCCGCTCCAAACTTGAAGCCGAACGGGCGCTGCGGAAAGTTTTCGACGCCGTCGAGATCCTCTCCACCGGCAAACGCCCCTTCATGGAAAGCCTGGACTTCTTCGAACCCTGGTACGCGCGCGTGAAAAAGCGCGCGGTCTTAAGAGTTCTCGAAATTCGCGACGTGCGCACCTTCTGTCTGGAAATCATCGCGCTCGATGAAGTCTTGAAAGAATCCCGCTCGGAGTGGGC